TACCAGTCCCCATTATCGGGCCTATTTATCTCGTTCAGAGCAATTGCTTGCTTGGAATCAAACTTGGTGCCAAAGACCACTGGCAGCGCTTCAGAAGCTGCTGCACACAGAAAAGGATGACTATGAATCTCATACCTGACAATGAGCTCGAAGAACTCTTAAAACCTCATATTCGCGATATCCCTGATTTCCCCAAGCCGGGCATTTTGTTTAAGGATATTACGACGCTCTTGCGGGAACCTGAGATGCTCCGCATCAGCCTTGAGCAAATGGCTCTACGTTTTCAGAATATGGATATCCAGCACGTTGTCGGGATTGAATCACGTGGCTTTATTTTGGGTACCCCTCTGGCCTATCTGCTAAAAGCAGGATTTGTGCCCGTTCGCAAAGCCGGTAAATTGCCTGGGGCCACCTATCGCAAAGAATATGCCTTGGAATATGGCAGCGATGTGCTTGAAATTCACCAGGATGCCATTCAACCGGGCGAAAAGGTTTTGCTCTGTGATGATCTGCTCGCGACGGGGGGCACCGCACGGGCGACCCTTGAAATGCTTGAGGAATTGGGCGCAAAC
The sequence above is drawn from the bacterium (Candidatus Blackallbacteria) CG13_big_fil_rev_8_21_14_2_50_49_14 genome and encodes:
- a CDS encoding adenine phosphoribosyltransferase is translated as MTMNLIPDNELEELLKPHIRDIPDFPKPGILFKDITTLLREPEMLRISLEQMALRFQNMDIQHVVGIESRGFILGTPLAYLLKAGFVPVRKAGKLPGATYRKEYALEYGSDVLEIHQDAIQPGEKVLLCDDLLATGGTARATLEMLEELGANVVGSVFAIELLFLNGREKLSNCKTVSLIKY